The window CGTGATTTCGGCCATCTTCCGCAAGGGCGGCGATGTCACGTTCCTCGTCGAGGAGCTCAAGGCCGTGTTCGATCCGCGCGGCGGCTACTACAAGCGCGGTGGCAAGTACATGCCGTCCATCGTCGCCGAGATCGGCGAAGTCATCCAGCAGCATCTGGTGTCCATCGGCATGATGGAGGGCCAGCTGTCCACGCCGGAGCTGGAGGCCAAGCGCCGCGAGGCGAAGGAGAAGCTCGGCGAGGATGCCGTGGCCAAGGG of the Gammaproteobacteria bacterium genome contains:
- a CDS encoding TSCPD domain-containing protein, producing VISAIFRKGGDVTFLVEELKAVFDPRGGYYKRGGKYMPSIVAEIGEVIQQHLVSIGMMEGQLSTPELEAKRREAKEKLGEDAVAKGNMCDKCGAMAVVRLDNCNTCLECGDSKCG